AGTTGAAGGCGCTGGTCGATCCCAGGCCCGGGGGCAGTACCAGGTGTCCGTCGGTGATGGTCTCGCGGCGGACGAAGATGCACTTGTAGATCCCGTCGTCGACGGAGCCCTTGGTGCCCAGGGCGGCATCGATGCCGGCGGTGTCCAGGTCGACGGGCCGCGGCGGGGCGGCCGGTCGCGGGCGCGGCGTACCGGTGCGGTCGAACGCCGCGCGCAGGCCGCGGGCGATGCCTCCCGGGTCGTGGCCGTGAGCGTGGACGTGGATCCACCAGAGGTCGGGAGCCTGGGAGAGCAGATGCTTGTGGATCGCGGTCTGCTGAATCCGGTGCTCGTGCAGGACATCGGTGAACGGCTGCAGTTCGTCCTCGGTGACCACCACATCGCCCATGGCCAGCGTGCTGCCGTCGGCGTAACGGACGAAGGACACATGCGAGCCCAGGGCGAGTGCCGGTTTGACGTCGACCTTGCGGGAGCGCACCCGGAGGTCCCGGCGCGGGAGGCCCGTATGGAACATCACCTTGCGCTTCATATCGCCTGTGCCGCCGAGCTTGTCGGACACGCTCGTCCAGTCCGGCAGGGCGGTGTTCACCGGCTTGAGCAGCCCGCGGTTCCTGGGGTCGGGCTCGTCGGCGGGCAGGGCACGAGCGGGAGTCGGCGCCCCCGCCAGCACCGGCGCCAGGGCGGCCGCGGCCAGCACGCGTCGTCGTGGTGCACCCGCCTGCAGGTAGGTGTCCTGCTGTCGGTCTCCAGCCATCACGTGAGTACCTCCATGACGAGATGGAAGCATGGCGGGCTCGCGACACCGTGATCACCGTCACCGCTTGCGGCCAGCTGGGCTAAGCAGTCGTCATCACGGGTGAGAGGGTCCGGTGCAGGGCGGCGGGAAGTGGGCCCGGGTGGGTAGCGCGGTGTCGGGTGCAGAACGGCCGGGAGCGTCGTCCCCGGTTCGTACGAGGGCGCCGAGGTGCCCGCCCGGCATCCGGAGGGGGCCGGATGCCGGGCGCACCGGCCTCGCGCCGCGCCACGGCGCGAGGCCGTGCGGGGTCCACGCCCGCCACCCGCGCGAACCGGTGGACCGGCGAACCGGCACGGTCAGAAAGGCTCCCGGCGACGCAGCACGGGGAACCGTTCCAGCGCCTCGAACTCTGCTGCCGTGCCCGTGCAGTTCACGAGGCGGATGTCATGCACCTGTCATGCATAGGTGTAGAACTTGGTGTGATCCAGCAGGTCCGCCGGGGTGACGTCGTTCCACGGCTTCATCGTGTCGTGGAGGTCGACGACGTCCGGTGTGTCGCCCGTCGGGACATACCCCGACTTGGGGTGCATGCGCTGCCAGTCGGCCCAGAGCTTGTCGATGAAGCAGTGGTGCAGCCAGAAGACGGGGTCGTTGGGCGAGGCGCCGGTGGTCATCTGCCCGCCGACCCAGACGTGCACCCGGTTGTGCAGATTCGGGCCGCGCCAGCCCTCGATGTTGTTGCGGAAGCCGTCGGAGGAGCTGTTCCAGGGGGCGGCGTCGTAGACGCTCATGGCGAGCACCCGGTCGACCTCGGCCCGGGTCGGCAGTTCACGGACCCCGGCACCGAGCGAGCGGCGCAGGAAGGTCCGGCCGTCAACGCGTATGTTCATCGGCCACTTGCCGTTGCTGAACGCGAACGGCCCCGAGGGCACCCGGCCGTCACCGCTGCGCCCGTCGCCGCCGAGGAAGTCGTCGGCCCACAGGGAGCTGCGCGGCGAGCGGTCCACGGTCCAGTCCCAGTAGGGCAACATCACCGACGGGGTGACGCTCTGCAGGGCTTCTTCGAACTGCAGCAGGAACCTGCGGTGCCAGGGGAGGAACGACGGGGACCGGTGACCGGTTCGCTCGCCGTCGTCGGTGTCGCCGATGATGAAGGCGTTGTGGGTGCTGATGAACTCGTCGTAGCGGCCGCTGCGCTTGAGCTCCAGCACCGCGTCGATGAAGTTCCGCTTTTCGGTGGCGGTGAGGTCCGCCTGATTCTTCCGGACTGCCATGTCGAGGACTCCTCGGTGGGGGGACGGTCGGGGTGCAGGCCTCAGCCGGTGACGACGGGGACCAGATCGGCGCCCTGGAGTTCACGAACGGCGGCGCGCGCCAGGGCGCGTGGCGTGGTGAACGTCTCGTAGTGGTTCACCAGGCTGATCCAGGTGCCGTCCGCGTTCCGCATCACATGGAGGTCGTCGTTGTCGATGCGGACGACGAAGTCCATGCCGTCGTGCGGTCCGGCCTGGCCGGCCCGGGGGCGGGCCTGGCCTCCGTGGTGGGCGTTACTGCCATGGCCTCCGTGCTCCGGCGCTCCCTCGTCCATGGGCCAGCCCTCGATATGACGGCCCTGGTACATCTCGTCGAAGGGCTCCGGCATCTCGTGGTCCCCGGGGGCCTTGTGGCCGTCGGAGTGTCCGTGGCCGGCGGCGGGACGGGCGACGGCGGTGTCCGCGAAGGCGACCGGTGCGGCGAGCGCCGCTCCGGCCAGGGCCGCGGCGCTGCCGTGCAGCACCTGGCGTCGGGTGGGACGCGACATGTTCCACTCCTCTGTTCGTCTCGGCACCTCCTCCGCGTCAGAACCGCAGAGGAGGGTTCTTCGAGCCGGCGAGCCGAAGGCCGGCCCGCGCCGCCACATGCTGGCAGGGACGAACGGATCATCAAGTTGCACCGGCGGAACGGACAACGAACGAGACAACACCTGTGAGAAGGTGCAGAGTTCAACGGCGGTGATCGTGCTTGCGTCCCGCCGCACCTGCGCGCGGACCCGGATATTCCGCGAAGTTGAGCGCTCTCCACCGCAGATCCTTTCCCCCGGCGAGCGAAACCGTGATTCACCCCACGGCCGGAACTCGGCGCGAATGCACGGGACGTGAGACGCAGGGTGTTTGGAGCGCAGGCTTCCGCATCGTGTCGTACGGGGAGCGGTCTTCGGCCGACGGGCAAGGCCCGCCCGCAGTCAGCCGGCGCCGAAGCTCCGGCGCCGGACTTCAGACGCGGTCGATGAGCTCCTGGCCTCCGGCATCAGCAAGCTTGTCCCGAGACGCGGTCTCGCGGCGCGGGAGCAGGAAGGGGGTGGCCAGGAGGAGGACTCCGGCGGCGGCGATCGCGGTGCGGGGGCTGGTGAGGGCCGCCAGCAGGCCCCATAGGGCTGTCATGGCCGCGATGGCGGCGCTGCTGCTGATCGACCACGCGGCCAGGGTGCGCGCGACCCGGTCGGGGGCGGTGTGGTCGAGCCGGTAGGTCGCCAGCACCGGGTTGAACACGCCGCAGCAGGTCACCAGGCCGAATTGGACGACGATGACCAGGACGATCCCGGGGACGCCGGGCTGGACGAACGCCAGCCCCAGAGGCCAGATCGCGCGCAGCATGCCGGCGGTGAGCAGAACCTTGTGCCGGCCGAACCGCGCCGTGAGCCGATGCGCGAGGCGTGAGCCGACCAGACCGCCGACGCAAGGGACCGCGAACACGAGACCGTACTGCCAGGGCGCGAACCCGAGGCGGCCCAGCAGGAGTACGGCGAGCAGCGGCTGGGAGACCATGATCAGACCGTTGACCGTGATCGCGTTGAAGAGCAGCGGACGCAGCGTGGGGTGGGCGAGGATGTGGCGCCAGCCTTCGAGCAGGTCGCCTGCGCGCAGCCGTGGTGCGCCGGTCCTCGCGGGGTGCGGTTCCGTCCCGTCGATGGCGCGGAGGCTCAGCGCCGAGAGCAGGTAGCTGACCGCGTCGGCCACCACGGTCGTCACCGGGCCGAACAGTCCGATCGCGGCTCCGCCGAGCGGCGGTCCGACGGTGGTCGCGGTCCAGGTCGTGGACTCGAACCGGCTGTTCGCGACGAGCAGGTCCTCCGGCGGCACGAGCGCTTTCAGGTACGCGCCGCCGGCCGCCTTGAAGGCGATGTCGGCCGCGGCGGTGACCACGGAGACGAGGAGGAGTTGGGCGAAGCTGAGCAGGCCGCACGCGAACGCGGCGGGAACGCTCAGCAGCGCCGCGCACCGGGTCAGGTCCATCGCCACCATGACCGACCGCTTGCGGCGGAACTCCACCCAGGGACCGAGCGGCACCGCGATCAGGGCTCCCACCGCCCGCCCCACGGCAGCCAGCGCCGCCACCTGGGCCGACCCGCAGTGCAGCACCAGCACCGCGATCAAGGGCAATGCGCCGAAGCCGAACCCCGTCCCGTACGCGCTGACCGCATACGCCGCCCACAACCACCCGAACCGACGCCCCAGCGCCCGCCTGCCCGCCATGCCCACCGCCCCCTCCCCGAACCGAACAACCAGCGCTGACCACCGGCACCGCATCTAAGCGGGGAGGAGATGGCGGGATCAAACAACCGGCCGGCCAGGAAGCACAACCATGGGTTGTGCCGATAGCGTGGTCGGGTGGATACCGATGCTGTGCGCACCTTCGTGACCGCCGCGGACACGGAACGGTTCCAGGACGCCGCCGCGGAACTGTCGGTCACCCAGCAGGCCGTCTCCAAGCGCATCGCCACGCTGGAGAAGTTCCTCGGCGTGCGGCTGTTCACCCGCACCGGGCGGGGCGCGGAGCTCACCATCGACGGTCAGGCGTTCCTGCCCCACGCCCGCGAACTCCTGCGGGCCGAAGAGCGGGCCGTCGCTTCGGTGCGTCCCGGCCGCCGCGCCCTGCGCGTCGATGTGATCGGCCGACGGCTCGGCCCGGCTGCCCTGCTGGGCGACTTCCATCGCGCGAACCCTGAGGCCGAGCTGGACGTCGTGACCCTCTTCGACGCCGAGGCGGCCGTCGACGCCATCCGGTCCGGCACGGTCGACGCGTCCTTCCGCGCCGTCGCCATGCCCGGCCGGGAGCTCCCCGACGACATCGGGGTCGCCCGGGCCTTCGACGAGCCCATCCAGCTTCTCACCGGACCGGCCCACGAGCTCGCCGCCGCCCGCGCGGTCACGCCCGCCGAGCTCGTGGGGCACCGGATCTGGATGCCCGGCCTCGTTCCCGGAACCGAGTGGGCCGCGTTCTACGATGACCTCGCCGCGGCGTTCGGACTCACCATCGAGATCACCGGCCCCGACTTCGGCACCGAGCCACTGCTCGACACCATCGCGGATTCCCGGTCGCTGGCGACCTTCGTCGGCGAGCACACCCGCCTCTTCTGGCCCCCCGACCACGACCTGCGGCGCATCGCCCTGCGGGATCCGACACCGGTCTACCCGCACTCGCTGCTCTGGCACCGCGACAACCCGCACCCGACACTCGCCGCACTCCGCGACCACCTGCGCGCCGGGCGGGTTCGGCGCGCCGACGCCGAGACCTGGACACCGGCCTGGGCGTAGTGGTCAGGGCCGCTGCGCTGCCCGGCGCCACCACCACGGCGACGAGCCGAGCGGACGTCCGGCCTCCGGCTACGGGAGCGGTACGTACCACTCGGATTCCCGGGCCAGGCCCCACGGCACGGTTTCGTGACTACGGTGCGTGCGACGCCTTCGGGCCGCCGTGGCCGTGCACGTCACGAGGCCTCGGTGGGTGAGGGCTGCCAGTTCCCCGAGTGGCCGGGCGGGAGCGCCAGGTCGCGCCGGACCGCCGCGTAGTACCTCTCGCGCGCGGCGCGCTGCTTCTCGAGCAGGGTCGACCACATCTCCGGGTCCTGGATCCGGTCGCGCAGGAACTGCTCCATGTCCATGACCGTGACGACCCATGCGCGGGCCTCGGCCACCACAACCGGGGTACCGAGCATCAACAGCGCCTCCCCGGCCGGATCCCGGGCATCGGTGGCTTCGGCCACGTGCGGCGCCGCTTCCTCGGGGGACAAGGGATGCGGATGCGGGTCGTTGCCGAGGTGCGACGCAATGCGGTACGTCAGGGTGACGGACTTCTTCAACGATCGCGCGAAGTCCGTGTAGGCGGCGAGTCTCCGCTCGTCCCAGCGGGCCGCACGCTCGCGGCGGAAGCGGGCCTGGTCGCCCCGCGTGGTCGCGAAGTACGAGCCGAGGGCTCCGACCATCACGCCTATCAGCGCGGGAAGTTGTTGCAGGAATGCGGACATGGCCGCACGGTATCCCGCACGGACAGTGGCGGCCTCGTGACATCGTCACGCCTGGTGCGCCGGCTGGAGCCGATGAGGTGGTGCATGCCCGGACCACCGATGCGGTCACGGCTGACTGGTGGCGACCTTGACCCCGAACCCGATCAGGACGACTCCGGTGACCCGGTCCATGGCCCTGCGGACGGCGGGCCTCTCGAAGAACGCGCGGGCCTTGGCCAGCAGCATGACGTAGCTGCCGAGCCAGAGGAAGGTGAGCACCGCGTGCAAGAGGACCAGCAGCGCCATTCCGGTCTGCGAGGAGAGGCCGGACGGGGCGAGGGTGGGCAGCAGGCCGGTGTAGAAGACGGCGATCTTCGGGTTGAAGACATTGCTGACCAGTCCGGTCCGCCACGGACTGCCGGCCGCGGAGGGCACGCTGGGCTGCGCGGCTCGGGAGCCGTTGCGGCGGCTGTGCCACAGTGCCTGGACACCGAGGAAGACCAGGTAGACCGCTCCAGCCAGCTTGACGACGGTGTAGGCCGTGGCGGATGCGGCGAGGACCGCCGCCAGGCCCACCACCGTGAGTACGCCCCATATCAGCAGCCCCGCCGTGATGCCGCCGACGGTCCGCAGGCCGTCCTGCCAGCCGGAGGTGAGGGCCCGCTTGGTCGTCACGGCCATGTCAGGGCCGGGCACCATGGTCAGTACGGCGAGCACACCAGCAGCGGCAAGGAACTGTACGAGCATGGAGTCAGTGTCGCACCCGGGGACCGGCACTCCGGGCGGTGCCCCGTTGCACGTCCGGAGGGGCGGTGCGCGTCACCAATCCGGGATGCCCGCGGCCTCCCTGCGCCTGCCGCCGCTGGCGGGATCGAGCCTCAGGGTCGCCCTGCACCCGGTCCGGCCCCGTCGTCACCCCCTTCACCAGGAGACCGGGAGGCGTCGGGCCCCACCGACGGCAGGTAACGCGGCGCCCGCCGGGCGTCGAGTCGGCGCTCCACCCCGGCCCCCAGCGACAGCAGCTCGGCGTCATGGTGATCGCCGGCCATCAGGAGCAGGCCGACGGGGAGCTTGTTCACGAACCCGGCGGGCACGGACAACGACGGGTAACCGGCCACCGCCGCGGGCGTCGAGGACGGGATCACGTCGTTGTCGCCCCGGGCACAGTCGGTGGTCCAGGCAGGCGGGTTCGTCGGTGCGGCAATGGCGTCCAGATGGTGGGCGCGCAGGGTCTCGTCGAGGGAGCGCCGGGAGAGGTGCTTCAGCTCCGCGCGCATGGCCCGGTAGGCGGGGTCGGTGGTGGGAGGTGCGGCGAGGGCCTTCTCGAACAGTTGCTGACCGGCGAAGCAGGTTCGCTCCGCCGGGTGGGTGCGGTTGAAGTCGATCAGTTCGGTGAGGTTCCGAGGACCGTGGCGAGTGGCGAGGTAGGCGTTGATCTCCCGGTGGAACTCGCTGAGCAGCGCAGGGAATTCGAGTTCCGCGAGTCGCGCCTGGTACGGAGGCGTCACCTCGACGACCTCGGCCCCCGCCGCACGGAGCTTCTCCGCCGTACGGGTCATCACGGCGTCCACCTCCGGCCCGAGCGAGGGCAGCCGCCACAGGCCGATCCGCTTACCGCGCAGACTGCCGGGTCGCGTCAGCTCCTTCAGGGGGCCGGGAGAGCTGCCGGGCCGCGAGGCATCGCCGCCGCCGAGCACCGAAAGGGTGAGCGCGGCATCGGTCACATTGCGCGCCATGGGCCCCGCGGTGTCCTGCTCGGCCGAGATGGGCACCACTCCGGAGGGGCTGACCAGTCCGAGGCTGGGCTTGTGGCCGACCACCCCGTTCATCCCGGCCGGGCACACGATGGAGCCGTCCGTCTCGGTGCCGATCGCCACCTGCGACAACGACGCGGCGAGCGCGGCGGCCGAACCGGAGGACGACCCGCACGGATTCCGGTCGAGTACATAGGGGTTGGCGGTCTGTCCGCCCACCGCCGACCATCCCGATGTCGGCTTCTCCGCACGGAAGTTCGCCCACTCGGACAGGTTGGTCTTGCCGAGGATCACCGCACCCGCGTCCCGCAGCCGGGTCACCAGGACGGCATCGGTGTCCGGCGGCGCCCCGGCCAGCGCCAGCGATCCGGCCGTCGTCGGCATATCGCGGGTGTTCACGTTGTCCTTGAGCAGGACGGGGATGCCGTCGAGCGGGCCACGGGTTTGGCCGTGCCGGTGTCTGGCGTCGCTGGCCGCCGCCTGGCGCAGGGCCGTCGGATCGGTGCGCAGCACCGCGTTGATCTTGGGGTTGATGTCCTTGATCCGCTGCAGGTAGGCGCGGGTCAGCGCCGACGAGGTCAGTGAACCCTCCGCCATATGAGCCTGTAACTCCGGAATCGTCACCGTGTCGAGATCGACTCCCGGCGCCAGGGACGCACCGGCCGAACCCGGCGACGGACCGCCGGCGCCGGGCTCGGCGGCTTCCGCCCGCGGATTCGGTGCGCCCGTCACGAGGGACCCCGCCGCCAGCGCGGCGATCAGTGTGGCAATGCTCTTCTTCCCCATGAGGATCAGCGGACTACATCCGGGCATCCGGCACAAGGGTGCCTCCCGTCCACATGCGCCGGGCGGGCCGGGCCGCCGGTACGCGCACCCGGCCGTCCCTCCCCGTACGCCTGCCTCCGCTCAGCCGTCGAGGCCCCCGCGCTTGACGAGCTGGCTCGCGATCACGTTCCGCTGGATCTCGT
This portion of the Streptomyces caniferus genome encodes:
- a CDS encoding DUF1259 domain-containing protein — its product is MAGDRQQDTYLQAGAPRRRVLAAAALAPVLAGAPTPARALPADEPDPRNRGLLKPVNTALPDWTSVSDKLGGTGDMKRKVMFHTGLPRRDLRVRSRKVDVKPALALGSHVSFVRYADGSTLAMGDVVVTEDELQPFTDVLHEHRIQQTAIHKHLLSQAPDLWWIHVHAHGHDPGGIARGLRAAFDRTGTPRPRPAAPPRPVDLDTAGIDAALGTKGSVDDGIYKCIFVRRETITDGHLVLPPGLGSTSAFNFQPLGRGRAAISGDCAMIAGEVQDVLVALRRAGAELVELHNHGLTDEPRLFFVHFWAVGDGVRLARALRPAVAATNVVPAGG
- the melC2 gene encoding tyrosinase MelC2, with amino-acid sequence MAVRKNQADLTATEKRNFIDAVLELKRSGRYDEFISTHNAFIIGDTDDGERTGHRSPSFLPWHRRFLLQFEEALQSVTPSVMLPYWDWTVDRSPRSSLWADDFLGGDGRSGDGRVPSGPFAFSNGKWPMNIRVDGRTFLRRSLGAGVRELPTRAEVDRVLAMSVYDAAPWNSSSDGFRNNIEGWRGPNLHNRVHVWVGGQMTTGASPNDPVFWLHHCFIDKLWADWQRMHPKSGYVPTGDTPDVVDLHDTMKPWNDVTPADLLDHTKFYTYA
- the melC1 gene encoding apotyrosinase chaperone MelC1, producing MSRPTRRQVLHGSAAALAGAALAAPVAFADTAVARPAAGHGHSDGHKAPGDHEMPEPFDEMYQGRHIEGWPMDEGAPEHGGHGSNAHHGGQARPRAGQAGPHDGMDFVVRIDNDDLHVMRNADGTWISLVNHYETFTTPRALARAAVRELQGADLVPVVTG
- a CDS encoding MFS transporter — encoded protein: MAGRRALGRRFGWLWAAYAVSAYGTGFGFGALPLIAVLVLHCGSAQVAALAAVGRAVGALIAVPLGPWVEFRRKRSVMVAMDLTRCAALLSVPAAFACGLLSFAQLLLVSVVTAAADIAFKAAGGAYLKALVPPEDLLVANSRFESTTWTATTVGPPLGGAAIGLFGPVTTVVADAVSYLLSALSLRAIDGTEPHPARTGAPRLRAGDLLEGWRHILAHPTLRPLLFNAITVNGLIMVSQPLLAVLLLGRLGFAPWQYGLVFAVPCVGGLVGSRLAHRLTARFGRHKVLLTAGMLRAIWPLGLAFVQPGVPGIVLVIVVQFGLVTCCGVFNPVLATYRLDHTAPDRVARTLAAWSISSSAAIAAMTALWGLLAALTSPRTAIAAAGVLLLATPFLLPRRETASRDKLADAGGQELIDRV
- a CDS encoding LysR family transcriptional regulator, which gives rise to MDTDAVRTFVTAADTERFQDAAAELSVTQQAVSKRIATLEKFLGVRLFTRTGRGAELTIDGQAFLPHARELLRAEERAVASVRPGRRALRVDVIGRRLGPAALLGDFHRANPEAELDVVTLFDAEAAVDAIRSGTVDASFRAVAMPGRELPDDIGVARAFDEPIQLLTGPAHELAAARAVTPAELVGHRIWMPGLVPGTEWAAFYDDLAAAFGLTIEITGPDFGTEPLLDTIADSRSLATFVGEHTRLFWPPDHDLRRIALRDPTPVYPHSLLWHRDNPHPTLAALRDHLRAGRVRRADAETWTPAWA
- a CDS encoding LysE family translocator, which translates into the protein MLVQFLAAAGVLAVLTMVPGPDMAVTTKRALTSGWQDGLRTVGGITAGLLIWGVLTVVGLAAVLAASATAYTVVKLAGAVYLVFLGVQALWHSRRNGSRAAQPSVPSAAGSPWRTGLVSNVFNPKIAVFYTGLLPTLAPSGLSSQTGMALLVLLHAVLTFLWLGSYVMLLAKARAFFERPAVRRAMDRVTGVVLIGFGVKVATSQP
- a CDS encoding amidase; translated protein: MGKKSIATLIAALAAGSLVTGAPNPRAEAAEPGAGGPSPGSAGASLAPGVDLDTVTIPELQAHMAEGSLTSSALTRAYLQRIKDINPKINAVLRTDPTALRQAAASDARHRHGQTRGPLDGIPVLLKDNVNTRDMPTTAGSLALAGAPPDTDAVLVTRLRDAGAVILGKTNLSEWANFRAEKPTSGWSAVGGQTANPYVLDRNPCGSSSGSAAALAASLSQVAIGTETDGSIVCPAGMNGVVGHKPSLGLVSPSGVVPISAEQDTAGPMARNVTDAALTLSVLGGGDASRPGSSPGPLKELTRPGSLRGKRIGLWRLPSLGPEVDAVMTRTAEKLRAAGAEVVEVTPPYQARLAELEFPALLSEFHREINAYLATRHGPRNLTELIDFNRTHPAERTCFAGQQLFEKALAAPPTTDPAYRAMRAELKHLSRRSLDETLRAHHLDAIAAPTNPPAWTTDCARGDNDVIPSSTPAAVAGYPSLSVPAGFVNKLPVGLLLMAGDHHDAELLSLGAGVERRLDARRAPRYLPSVGPDASRSPGEGGDDGAGPGAGRP